In a single window of the Bradyrhizobium sp. ORS 285 genome:
- a CDS encoding SDR family oxidoreductase: protein MNLFVIGFGYSAQRFVDLHGGDFADISGTVRSADKRAQLARDGLDLFDGTTPAAATLKKAAEADVVLISAPPGAGDDPALTHFGDAITSGRARVVYLSTVGVYGDHQGAWIDEDTPLAPEHGRVQARVRVEEAWRRRIGDRLAVLRLGGIYGPGRNALVELRAGRARRIVKPGQVFNRIHVDDIAGAILGAIRRETGGAWNIVDDEPAPPQDVTAYAANLMGIAPPPELPFDSAELSPMAKSFYASNRRIRNARAKQDLGMVFAYPTYRAGLDALWAAGEGRS, encoded by the coding sequence ATGAACCTGTTCGTCATCGGCTTCGGCTATTCCGCCCAGCGTTTCGTCGATCTGCATGGCGGCGACTTCGCTGATATCAGCGGCACCGTTCGGAGCGCCGATAAGCGCGCGCAGCTCGCGCGTGATGGGCTCGACCTGTTCGACGGGACGACGCCTGCCGCCGCGACGCTCAAGAAGGCCGCCGAGGCGGATGTGGTGCTGATCTCGGCGCCGCCCGGCGCCGGCGACGATCCCGCGCTGACCCATTTCGGGGATGCGATCACGTCCGGTCGCGCGCGCGTCGTGTATCTCTCGACCGTCGGCGTCTATGGCGACCACCAGGGCGCCTGGATCGACGAGGACACGCCGCTGGCGCCGGAGCACGGCCGGGTGCAGGCCCGCGTCCGCGTCGAGGAGGCGTGGAGACGCCGGATCGGCGACCGGCTGGCGGTGCTCCGGCTCGGCGGCATCTACGGCCCCGGCCGCAACGCGCTGGTCGAGCTGCGCGCCGGCCGGGCGCGGCGCATCGTCAAGCCGGGCCAGGTGTTCAACCGCATCCATGTCGACGACATCGCCGGCGCCATCCTGGGCGCGATCCGGCGCGAGACGGGCGGCGCCTGGAACATCGTCGACGACGAGCCGGCGCCGCCGCAGGACGTCACCGCCTATGCCGCAAACTTGATGGGCATCGCCCCGCCGCCGGAGCTGCCGTTCGACAGCGCCGAGCTGTCGCCGATGGCGAAAAGCTTCTACGCCAGCAACCGGCGGATCCGGAACGCCAGGGCCAAGCAGGATCTCGGGATGGTGTTCGCCTATCCGACCTATCGCGCAGGCCTGGATGCGCTGTGGGCGGCGGGCGAGGGGCGCAGCTGA
- a CDS encoding nitronate monooxygenase family protein, whose translation MQESPFAALRGRLRLPLIAAPMFLVSGIELVSAACINGVIGAFPTVNCRTPDELDAWLRELAERRGRAADGSGIATAPVCPNLIVHRSNARLQDDLAVLLLHRPEIVITSVGSPAPVIAPLHDAGALVFADVASIRHAERAVEAGADGLVLLTAGAGGQTGWLNPFAFVRAVRSFFAGPIVLAGGISDGVSLRAAEVLGCDLAYMGTKFIATRESMADERYKTMLVESSADDVLLTSAFTGLPTSMLRPSIVAAGLDPENLPARGTIEIGKDIDVGARESRPKRWRDVWSAGHATSGVIDIVDVTTLVARTTDEYRRAREVS comes from the coding sequence ATGCAAGAGAGTCCATTTGCCGCCCTGCGGGGGCGGCTGCGCCTGCCGCTGATCGCAGCGCCGATGTTCCTGGTGTCGGGGATCGAGCTCGTCAGCGCGGCCTGCATCAACGGCGTCATCGGCGCATTCCCGACCGTGAACTGCCGTACGCCCGACGAGCTCGACGCGTGGCTGCGCGAACTCGCCGAACGCCGCGGCCGCGCGGCGGATGGCAGCGGCATCGCGACGGCGCCGGTGTGCCCCAACCTGATCGTGCATCGCTCCAATGCCCGGCTGCAGGATGATCTCGCGGTGCTGCTGCTGCATCGGCCGGAGATTGTGATCACCTCGGTCGGCTCGCCCGCGCCGGTGATCGCGCCGCTGCACGACGCGGGAGCGCTGGTGTTCGCCGACGTCGCCTCGATCCGCCACGCCGAGCGTGCCGTCGAGGCCGGCGCCGATGGCTTGGTTTTGCTCACGGCCGGCGCGGGCGGGCAGACCGGCTGGCTCAATCCCTTCGCCTTCGTGCGCGCCGTACGCAGCTTCTTTGCAGGTCCGATCGTGCTCGCCGGCGGCATCAGCGATGGCGTGAGCTTGCGCGCGGCCGAGGTGCTCGGCTGCGATCTCGCTTACATGGGCACCAAGTTCATCGCGACGCGCGAGAGCATGGCCGACGAGCGCTACAAGACGATGTTGGTGGAAAGCTCGGCCGACGACGTGCTGCTGACCTCGGCCTTCACCGGCCTGCCGACCAGCATGCTTCGCCCGTCGATCGTGGCCGCCGGGCTCGACCCGGAGAATTTGCCGGCGCGCGGCACGATCGAGATCGGCAAGGACATCGATGTCGGCGCGCGCGAGAGCCGTCCGAAGCGCTGGCGCGACGTCTGGAGCGCGGGCCATGCGACGTCGGGAGTGATCGACATTGTTGATGTGACGACGCTGGTCGCGCGCACGACTGATGAGTATCGCCGTGCCCGGGAGGTGTCCTGA
- a CDS encoding AMP-binding protein: protein MHHQLHSFPVVCEQTLLTLSRHPSRTAFSWPGGSLTYQGAIDLIGRMQSVFMRLDLAAGTRVAFLTANRADAWCAGMAAQLSRLAITWLHPLGSLEDQLFQLSDSESQVLVIDAATFRDRGGELASRAHGVRHVFTLGTADYGADLLAAIEQAGHATARNFATPNDVATLNYTGGTTGKSKGALRHHREYGGFATAILADFEIPEGARYLTVAPISHVAGTKVLPTLMRGGTVHMLKGFDPEAVLKTIERERINFTLFVPTMIYVLLDHPALAKTDLSSLELVLYGASAMSPTRLVEGIERIGPVFSQLYGQTECYPVSVLRKADHDPKQPELFLSCGFPIAACEVKILDDDDQEVAQGEAGEICVRAPHVMTEYWKRPDITAETLKNGWLHTGDIARRDERGYMYILDRKKDMIVSGGFNIFPREIEDVLTQHADVAMCAVVGVPDEKWGEAVTAIVVPRAGAEPNATELIELVKTRKGSAHAPKRIEFVSELPVTGVGKIDKKVLRARYWEGRGRMVG, encoded by the coding sequence ATGCACCATCAGCTTCATTCATTTCCGGTCGTCTGCGAGCAGACGCTGCTGACATTGTCGCGTCATCCCTCGCGGACCGCCTTCAGCTGGCCGGGCGGATCGCTGACCTATCAGGGCGCGATCGACCTGATCGGGCGCATGCAGAGCGTGTTCATGCGACTCGACCTCGCGGCGGGAACACGCGTCGCGTTCCTCACCGCGAACCGCGCCGATGCCTGGTGCGCTGGCATGGCCGCGCAACTGTCGCGGCTCGCGATCACCTGGCTGCATCCGCTGGGGTCGCTGGAGGACCAGCTGTTCCAGCTGTCGGATTCCGAGTCGCAGGTTCTGGTGATCGATGCCGCGACGTTCCGCGATCGCGGCGGCGAACTCGCCTCGCGCGCCCATGGCGTGCGTCACGTGTTCACGCTCGGGACCGCGGACTATGGCGCGGACCTGCTCGCCGCCATCGAACAGGCCGGCCACGCCACCGCGCGCAACTTCGCCACGCCGAACGATGTCGCGACCTTGAACTATACCGGTGGCACGACCGGCAAGTCGAAGGGCGCGCTGCGTCACCACCGCGAATATGGCGGCTTCGCCACCGCCATCCTCGCCGACTTCGAGATCCCGGAGGGTGCGCGCTATCTGACGGTGGCGCCGATCAGCCACGTCGCCGGCACCAAGGTGCTGCCGACCCTGATGCGCGGCGGCACCGTACACATGCTGAAAGGCTTCGACCCCGAAGCCGTGCTGAAGACGATCGAGCGCGAGCGCATCAACTTCACGCTGTTCGTGCCGACCATGATCTACGTTCTGCTCGATCATCCGGCTCTGGCGAAGACCGACCTCTCCTCGCTCGAGCTCGTGCTGTACGGCGCCTCGGCGATGTCGCCGACGCGGCTGGTCGAGGGCATTGAGCGCATCGGCCCGGTGTTCTCGCAGCTCTACGGCCAGACCGAATGCTATCCGGTCTCGGTGCTGCGCAAGGCGGACCACGATCCGAAACAGCCGGAGCTGTTCCTGTCGTGCGGCTTTCCGATCGCGGCCTGCGAGGTCAAGATCCTCGACGACGACGATCAGGAGGTCGCGCAGGGCGAGGCTGGCGAGATCTGTGTGCGCGCGCCGCATGTGATGACGGAATATTGGAAGCGGCCTGATATCACCGCCGAGACCTTGAAGAACGGTTGGCTGCACACCGGCGACATCGCCCGCCGCGACGAGCGCGGCTACATGTACATTCTCGACCGCAAGAAGGACATGATCGTCTCCGGCGGCTTCAACATTTTTCCGCGCGAGATCGAGGATGTCCTGACGCAACACGCCGATGTCGCGATGTGCGCGGTGGTCGGCGTGCCCGACGAGAAATGGGGCGAGGCTGTCACCGCCATTGTCGTGCCGCGCGCCGGCGCAGAGCCCAATGCGACCGAGCTGATCGAGCTGGTCAAGACGCGCAAGGGCTCGGCGCATGCGCCCAAGCGGATCGAGTTCGTGAGCGAGCTGCCGGTGACCGGCGTCGGCAAGATCGACAAGAAGGTGCTGCGCGCCAGGTACTGGGAGGGACGCGGGCGGATGGTGGGGTAG
- a CDS encoding DUF1801 domain-containing protein has product MIRKPTAVAEPREASASQLIDQRVEELGDWRGAMLARIRGLIKQADPEVVEEWKWRGVPVWSHAGIICTGESYKAYLKLTFAKGASLPDPNGLFNASLDGNARRAIDIHENDQIDEVAFKALIGAAVKLNMAKTKR; this is encoded by the coding sequence ATGATCAGAAAGCCGACTGCGGTCGCGGAACCACGCGAGGCGTCGGCCTCGCAACTGATCGATCAAAGGGTCGAGGAACTTGGAGATTGGCGCGGCGCGATGCTGGCGCGGATCCGCGGACTGATCAAACAGGCCGATCCCGAGGTGGTCGAAGAATGGAAATGGCGCGGCGTCCCGGTGTGGTCGCATGCCGGCATCATCTGCACGGGCGAGAGCTACAAGGCCTATCTCAAGCTGACCTTCGCCAAGGGCGCCTCACTGCCCGACCCGAACGGCCTCTTCAACGCCAGCCTCGACGGCAACGCCCGCCGCGCCATCGATATTCACGAGAACGACCAGATCGATGAGGTCGCGTTCAAGGCTTTGATTGGTGCAGCGGTGAAGCTGAACATGGCGAAGACGAAGCGGTGA